In the genome of Streptomyces pactum, one region contains:
- a CDS encoding 5'-methylthioadenosine/S-adenosylhomocysteine nucleosidase family protein, with translation MPNGPVVVLTALNLEYQAVRQRLTGPQVHRHKRGTRFEVGTVQGTSCRVALGLTNKGNHSAAVIAERAIEEFSPVAVLFVGVAGALWDTARLGDVVVATHVYAYHGGTSEDDGLKARPRVWEAPHGISQIASHLARSSDWVEFTPGHRNLPQVRFGAIAAGEVVQNSRISAEAKWIRQHYNDALAIEMEAAGVAQAGHLSGAPVAIIRGISDRADGTKNSADDRNWQPLAAANAAAFATRLAVELMGEQEGAAMLTDGTAGSADRFDRSVSNTAHNSTVGIMAGSVTGSNVHMNAAPKGSDPTTLISDLIRFRDQLARHLAEGALDKDTYQEALDDLDSALRAAGGNTPESAKRTVMTLRRLRGLLAEYPTLVAELAPMVTAAGDLA, from the coding sequence ATGCCGAATGGCCCGGTGGTGGTTCTCACTGCCCTCAATCTTGAATACCAGGCGGTGCGACAAAGGTTGACCGGACCGCAGGTGCATCGCCATAAGCGTGGCACACGGTTCGAGGTGGGAACCGTGCAGGGCACGTCATGCCGTGTCGCACTCGGCCTGACAAACAAGGGAAACCATTCCGCCGCAGTAATCGCCGAACGCGCGATTGAGGAATTCTCGCCCGTTGCTGTACTGTTCGTCGGGGTTGCCGGTGCCCTATGGGATACCGCCAGGTTAGGTGACGTGGTGGTGGCGACACATGTGTACGCCTACCATGGCGGGACCAGCGAGGACGACGGACTCAAAGCGCGCCCCCGGGTGTGGGAAGCACCGCACGGAATCAGCCAGATCGCTTCGCACCTGGCCCGTTCGAGCGACTGGGTCGAATTCACGCCCGGCCACCGGAATTTACCACAGGTGCGCTTCGGGGCGATCGCCGCTGGCGAGGTTGTGCAGAACTCAAGGATTTCAGCCGAGGCGAAGTGGATCCGGCAGCACTACAACGACGCGCTCGCCATCGAGATGGAGGCGGCCGGTGTGGCACAGGCCGGTCATCTCAGCGGAGCACCGGTAGCCATCATCCGGGGGATCAGCGACCGTGCGGACGGCACGAAGAACAGTGCGGATGATCGTAACTGGCAGCCGCTGGCCGCAGCGAACGCGGCGGCGTTCGCCACCCGGCTGGCAGTGGAACTGATGGGGGAGCAGGAGGGGGCCGCAATGCTCACCGACGGCACGGCCGGCTCGGCTGACCGGTTCGACCGGAGCGTCAGCAACACCGCCCACAACAGCACCGTCGGCATCATGGCCGGCTCAGTCACGGGCAGCAACGTCCACATGAACGCGGCCCCGAAGGGATCCGACCCGACGACCCTGATCTCGGACCTGATCCGTTTCCGCGATCAGCTGGCGCGGCACCTCGCCGAGGGCGCCCTCGACAAGGACACCTACCAAGAGGCCCTGGACGATCTGGACTCCGCTCTCCGGGCGGCCGGGGGAAACACCCCTGAATCGGCGAAGCGGACGGTCATGACGCTCAGGAGGCTGCGCGGATTGCTTGCTGAGTACCCCACACTGGTGGCCGAGCTGGCCCCCATGGTCACCGCGGCCGGTGACCTGGCATGA
- a CDS encoding thioredoxin domain-containing protein — protein MVNRLADATSPYLLQHADNPVDWWPWGPEAFEEARRRDVPVLLSVGYSACHWCHVMAHESFEDEATAAYLNEHFVSVKVDREERPDIDAVYMEAVQAATGQGGWPMTVFLTPSAEPFYFGTYFPPRPRQGMPSFRQVLEGVRTAWADRREEVAEVAGRIVRDLAERSLPYGMPRPPGADDLHSALLALTREFDQARGGFGGAPKFPPSMVLEFLLRHHARTGSQAALEMARTTCEAMARGGIHDQLGGGFARYSVDAGWVVPHFEKMLYDNALLGRVYAHLWRATGSPLARRVALDTADFLLRELRTDQGGFASALDADSETPDGRHAEGAYYVWTPEQLTEVLGAEDGAFAARHFQVTEEGTFEEGFSVLRQPAGPDPADGAEAERIASVTERLLAARERRPRPGRDDKVIAAWNGLAIAALAETGAYFDRPDLVEAATAAADLLVRVHMDHQGRLARTSLDGTAGGHAGVLEDYADVAEGFLTLASVTGEGVWVDFAGLLLDTVLRHFTASDGSLYDTADDAETLIRRPQDPTDNAAPSGWTAAAQALISYAAVTGSSRHREAGERALGVVSALGPRVPRFIGWGLAAAEAVLDGPREVAVVGPADDPATRALHRVALLGTAPGAVVALGEPGRPEVPLLADRPLFHGRPAAYVCRAFTCDAPTADPKVLAAAVRGAGADLPAAGR, from the coding sequence ATGGTGAACCGCCTGGCCGATGCCACTTCCCCGTACCTGTTGCAGCATGCCGACAATCCGGTCGACTGGTGGCCCTGGGGGCCGGAGGCGTTCGAGGAGGCGCGGCGGCGCGATGTGCCCGTGCTGCTGTCGGTCGGCTACTCCGCGTGCCACTGGTGCCACGTCATGGCCCACGAGTCCTTCGAGGACGAGGCGACCGCCGCGTACCTGAACGAGCACTTCGTGTCCGTGAAGGTGGACCGCGAGGAGCGCCCGGACATCGACGCGGTGTACATGGAGGCGGTGCAGGCGGCCACCGGGCAGGGCGGCTGGCCGATGACCGTCTTCCTCACCCCGTCCGCCGAACCCTTCTACTTCGGCACCTACTTCCCGCCCCGGCCGCGGCAGGGGATGCCGTCCTTCCGCCAGGTGCTGGAGGGGGTGCGGACGGCGTGGGCGGACCGCCGCGAGGAGGTCGCGGAGGTCGCCGGGCGGATCGTGCGGGACCTGGCCGAGCGCTCCCTGCCGTACGGCATGCCGCGCCCGCCGGGGGCGGACGACCTGCACAGCGCGCTGCTGGCGCTCACCCGGGAGTTCGACCAGGCGCGCGGCGGCTTCGGCGGCGCGCCCAAGTTCCCGCCGTCCATGGTGCTGGAGTTCCTGCTCCGCCACCACGCGCGCACCGGTTCCCAGGCCGCTCTGGAGATGGCCCGCACCACCTGCGAGGCGATGGCCCGCGGCGGCATCCACGACCAGCTCGGCGGGGGATTCGCCCGCTACTCGGTGGACGCCGGGTGGGTGGTGCCGCACTTCGAGAAGATGCTGTACGACAACGCCCTGCTGGGGCGGGTCTACGCGCACCTGTGGCGGGCCACCGGCTCCCCCCTCGCCCGCCGGGTCGCGCTGGACACCGCCGACTTCCTGCTCCGCGAACTCCGCACCGACCAGGGCGGCTTCGCCTCGGCGCTGGACGCCGACAGCGAGACGCCGGACGGCCGGCACGCGGAGGGCGCGTACTACGTGTGGACGCCGGAGCAGCTGACCGAGGTGCTCGGCGCGGAGGACGGCGCCTTCGCCGCGCGCCACTTCCAGGTCACCGAGGAGGGCACCTTCGAGGAGGGCTTCTCGGTGCTGCGGCAGCCGGCCGGGCCGGACCCGGCGGACGGTGCGGAGGCGGAGCGGATCGCCTCGGTCACCGAGCGGCTCCTCGCCGCCCGGGAGCGGCGGCCGCGCCCGGGCCGGGACGACAAGGTGATCGCCGCGTGGAACGGGCTGGCGATCGCGGCGCTCGCGGAGACCGGCGCCTACTTCGACCGCCCGGACCTGGTGGAGGCGGCCACCGCCGCCGCGGACCTGCTGGTGCGGGTGCACATGGACCACCAGGGGCGGCTGGCGCGCACCTCGCTGGACGGCACCGCGGGCGGCCACGCGGGAGTGCTGGAGGACTACGCCGACGTCGCCGAGGGCTTCCTGACGCTCGCCTCGGTGACCGGTGAGGGCGTGTGGGTGGACTTCGCCGGCCTGCTGCTGGACACCGTGCTGCGGCACTTCACCGCCTCCGACGGCAGCCTGTACGACACCGCGGACGACGCGGAGACCCTCATCCGCCGCCCGCAGGACCCCACCGACAACGCCGCCCCCTCCGGCTGGACCGCCGCCGCCCAGGCGCTGATCAGCTACGCGGCGGTGACCGGCAGCAGCCGGCACCGGGAGGCGGGGGAGCGGGCGCTGGGCGTGGTCTCCGCGCTGGGACCGCGCGTGCCGCGCTTCATCGGCTGGGGGCTGGCCGCCGCCGAGGCGGTGCTCGACGGCCCGCGCGAGGTCGCGGTGGTCGGACCGGCGGACGATCCGGCGACCCGCGCGCTGCACCGTGTCGCGCTGCTGGGCACCGCGCCGGGCGCCGTGGTGGCGCTCGGCGAGCCGGGGCGGCCGGAGGTGCCGCTGCTGGCCGACCGGCCGCTGTTCCACGGCCGGCCGGCCGCGTATGTGTGCCGCGCGTTCACCTGTGACGCGCCCACCGCCGACCCGAAGGTCCTGGCGGCGGCGGTCCGGGGCGCGGGGGCGGACCTGCCAGCGGCCGGGCGGTAG
- the trhA gene encoding PAQR family membrane homeostasis protein TrhA: MKHMTAAAPEAVSDAPHAPAAALSTPLKPRLRGWLHAGMFPTALVAGVVLTALADSTRGRISCAIFTLTACALFGVSALYHRGNWGPRATAVLRRLDHANIFLIIAGTYTPFTLLLLPDGKQELLLWLVWAGALAGIAFRVFWVGAPRWLYTPCYIALGWAAVFFLPDFMRSGGIAVMTLIIVGGVLYSVGAVVYGTKRPNPSPRWFGFHEVFHSFTLAAFAVHYVGISLVAYQHG, from the coding sequence ATGAAGCACATGACCGCCGCAGCGCCCGAAGCCGTCAGCGACGCCCCGCACGCGCCCGCCGCAGCCCTGTCCACCCCCCTCAAGCCGAGGCTGCGCGGGTGGCTGCACGCCGGGATGTTCCCCACCGCCCTGGTCGCGGGGGTGGTGCTCACCGCCCTCGCCGACAGCACCCGCGGGCGGATCTCCTGCGCCATCTTCACCCTGACGGCGTGCGCGCTGTTCGGGGTGAGCGCCCTGTACCACCGCGGGAACTGGGGCCCGCGCGCCACCGCCGTCCTCCGCAGGCTGGACCACGCGAACATCTTTCTGATCATCGCCGGCACCTACACGCCGTTCACCCTGCTGCTCCTGCCGGACGGCAAGCAGGAGTTGCTGCTGTGGTTGGTGTGGGCCGGCGCGCTCGCCGGCATCGCCTTCCGGGTCTTCTGGGTGGGCGCCCCCCGCTGGCTGTACACCCCCTGCTACATCGCGCTGGGCTGGGCCGCGGTCTTCTTCCTGCCGGACTTCATGCGCAGCGGCGGCATAGCGGTCATGACGCTGATCATCGTCGGCGGGGTGCTCTACAGCGTGGGCGCGGTGGTCTACGGCACCAAGCGCCCCAACCCCTCACCCCGCTGGTTCGGCTTCCACGAGGTCTTCCACTCGTTCACACTCGCCGCGTTCGCGGTGCACTACGTCGGCATCTCGCTCGTCGCCTACCAGCACGGCTGA
- a CDS encoding NUDIX hydrolase — MSDDTWSPPPVLLTVDLVILTLRESRLHVLLVERAEDPFRGMLALPGGFLNHDGEEILDAAHRELREETALTAGRVHLEQLAVYGDSGRDPRGRVVSVAHLAIAPELPDPIAGTDATDAAWVPVEAVLSGEVELAFDHHRITMDGIERARAKLEFSSLATAFCREEFTIAELQQVYEAVWGTELDTRNFYRKVQAAKGFIVPIGTDRRSTGGRPARLYRAGPKTVLFPPLIRPTPSAPEENTRKEEE; from the coding sequence ATGTCGGACGACACATGGTCACCACCGCCTGTACTGCTGACGGTCGATCTCGTGATCCTCACGCTGCGGGAGAGCCGCCTGCACGTCCTCCTGGTGGAGCGGGCCGAAGACCCTTTCCGGGGCATGCTCGCCCTGCCTGGAGGCTTCCTGAACCACGACGGTGAGGAGATTCTGGATGCTGCCCACCGCGAACTGCGCGAGGAAACGGCCCTGACCGCCGGTCGAGTGCACCTTGAACAGCTGGCCGTGTACGGGGACTCGGGCCGAGATCCGCGCGGCCGAGTGGTCTCTGTGGCCCATCTGGCGATCGCACCGGAGTTGCCCGACCCGATCGCGGGAACGGACGCCACCGATGCCGCATGGGTTCCCGTGGAAGCCGTTCTGTCCGGCGAGGTGGAACTCGCCTTCGACCACCACCGAATCACCATGGACGGAATCGAACGGGCGCGCGCAAAACTCGAGTTCTCGTCACTCGCAACAGCATTCTGCAGGGAAGAATTCACCATCGCAGAATTGCAGCAGGTATACGAGGCCGTCTGGGGCACCGAACTCGACACCCGCAATTTCTACCGGAAAGTCCAAGCCGCGAAAGGGTTCATCGTCCCCATCGGCACCGATCGCAGGTCCACGGGAGGGCGGCCCGCACGACTGTACCGGGCCGGCCCGAAAACTGTGCTGTTCCCACCGCTGATCCGTCCCACGCCATCCGCACCGGAAGAGAACACAAGAAAGGAAGAGGAATAA